The genomic region AGAAGTATGTGTCACGAGCTTGTTGAACACCTGCCTCCATCTGAGAAAGTGCAAAGATTAGCTGACAGGTACAGAAAGGAAGTCTTTGTGCGGGATGCCACAAGTCCTGTGTCTGTTATGACAAATCGCAGTGCCGACAAAGTGATATTGAAGAAGCACTCTTCCAGTCAAATACTTCCCTCTGGTAGCAGAAGACTGTGGTGGAAATTGTTGCTGTGGAGCCACAGGAATCTGCATAGAACAGGTCCTGTAAAAACACAGCCAGTTGCAATGAAGCCTGCTCCTAACCAGCAAGGTGGATACTGTTCAGATACTGTGGAGCCAAGACCAGCTGTGGAGTTGAGCAAGTCGGAGTCGCCTAGCTCATTCATTGGAGAGTTCATTGACATTGGCAACAGTGACATAAACACCCAGCGCTGGGACGGACTTTATGGATTTTCTGGGATGTGGCCTCAAAATCAGTGGGTTGCATTTCCTACAGAGTCTTCTCCTTTGGCAAGAGTAGATGAGTGGGTGAAAGAAGTTTCAGAGCAGCCGTCGTTTCAGATTGGAAATGATGATCAGACAGAAGATGGTGTCATCTTTCCACCCTCTCCCGAGAATGGAACATCATCAGCAAGGGGCTCTTTTCATTCAACTCGACATCCTGCTATGAACATGCCGGAGGATATTTCACATGCCAATAGTGTTATACAATCCTTGAATGCTTCTTCAACTGTTGCTCATATAACAGGCATCGGACTGAAAGTTATACCTCCCATATCTCATTTTTCTAGCCTCCGATCTGTCAATTTGTCTGGCAATCTCATAGGTACGCCAACAAAATCCTACCAGTTAATGATAATAAATGGACTTGTATTAATTCGTTCTGTTGGTTAATAATCTAACCCTCTTCAATTGCAGTTCATATAACTCCAGGATCTTTGCCAAAGGGTCTCCATGTTCTTAACTTATCCAGGAACAAGATAAGCACCATTGAAGGGCTTAGAGAGTTGACTAGACTGCGGGTGCTCGACCTCAGCTACAACCGGATATGCCGAATTGGCCAAGGTAAAAATCTGGAGCAACCTGATTTGCTATCTTCGGCATAACAAATGCTAGAAACACTAAACCTTCGTCTTTGACTTTTATCAGGGTTGTCCAACAGTACACTCGTTAAAGAACTCTATCTTTCTGGTAACAAGATAAGTTATGTTGAAGGACTCCATAGGCTTCTGAAGCTGACTGTCTTGGACCTGAGCTTTAACAAGATAACCACAACGAAAGCACTTGGCCAACTGGTAGCCAACTATAATTCTCTACTAGCTCTAAACCTGTTGGGCAATCCAATTCTAAGCAACATCAGCGACGACCAGCTGCGTAAAACGATATGCAGTCTTCTCCCAAAGCTAGCTTTCCTGAATAAGCAGCCTGTAAATCCTCAGAAAGCGCGAGAGATAGGTGGAAATGCTATTGCTAAAGCTGTACTGGGGAGTAGCAGTAGTGGCCGGATTAGTAGAAGAAAAGCAGTGAAGAGGGTAAACCAAGGAAGTTCGTCGTCTCCTAGTGTGCGGAGAAGCAGCGGCAGTGCTGCACAGAAGAGTAGCAGGCAGAGGACAAGAAGTGGTTCTCGATATCACTCTGCTGCAAAGGACAAGATATAGTAGCATCTTCTTTGCAATGGGACTTGTATTCTCAATTTTTCCCTTCATTTGTGTTTGTTGTAGTGAGGGTTGTGGATTGCacgtgtgtgtgagtgtggtGAAACTGTAGATTTCTTCTGGAGGATTTCCGGAAATGtgattgtttctctttttccacTTCCATTTGAGTTTTCTTGATTGTCCATTTCAAAGTTATGAGTGATGAGTAGAGTACCAAAATCATCCTTTCAAATGGTGGAAAATTTTTACGGAAATCAGGTTGAgtcgaattaaattaataataacgtaagtataatacacttgattcatcatttcttgatttgtatatCTATCAAACTATCACaccacaaatatattttacttactatatgatttatttaactttgatcaaactcaatttgaattgaaaattttctccatAGTTTGCCAGCTTCACTTCAGCTCAAATGAggtgaaagtgaaaaaaaagaaaaagaaaaaagataagttataaaaaagaGATCCGACCTGCCGGATTCGAACCAGCGACCTAAGGATTGCTATGAACCCACTACAGTCCTCCGCTCTACCAACTGAGCTAAGGTCGGTTGTTgtttattgatttgaattatgaaaaggaaatttaattttactggAAAATGACTATacattaattttgcaattgtAGAATGAAATATTAACCCCACATGTTTTGAAGACAAACTATACATTTTGAAAGTTGTACCACATTGTGATGTCTTTGTGCACATGTTAGCATCTTTAAttctaatatgatttttttatatttatgaatgttcctttctttttttttttaattttaatgaataagAATTTGACGCAAAGACATCAATTTATCGACAACAAATCTCATTTATGAgatgttgatttatttaaataataattgtttgtctattacaataatagtttttaatttttttataaatattttacgcttgtatttaatatattgattattaataattgaaatatgttatataattgtacCCATTCACTAAAAAAACCCCCAtcaatttgctcattttttgaTTCAAGGGAGACAAAGATGGAATTAAAGAAATCGATAcgtatattatttatactaatatagaaaaaaggtccttttgtacttataaatgaCTGTTAATGTCACCGTCactctaatttttaaatatgacaatTGTATGCTTAATCAGATCTTtctaaaaatgaattataattaccttttttttttttttggggaatACATTTTGTACTCAtaaattatgcattttgtcttATTTACATCCATAAAATATGAAAGGTAACAGAAATATCCCtgacaaataatttgacattGATAAGACAAAAATGTCCTTCTCACTTacccctatacttttttattctactttctaaaatatattttattaaaatatctcccccaaactatttttagtgatttaaaattttacttatattttattttaaaaataatatttataatgtataatttttaataaattatgaaatacaaaaaatatttatatgctcaatatatgcaaatatattttacaaagtaaataaattacattaaaaagtacatgtatatatgtgttaatactaatgcatataatattataaaaaaaatatgttatataacttataaatttttattcaattacatgtacatataataaaaaatatattatattattatttaaaaaatagaatattatatattaatcatattatagatttgcatattttatatatgttcgatgtaatattataaatttgtattgataatttatttttaaaaaagttcaaatatataacacaaacaaaaattatgtaaaatttttatcagttgtgtaaaaagtataagaattataaagttatggagtttatacagattctatactcaatataaaaattataaattttggatagtatttattttaaataaaaaagttataataatttagattatattGAGGAGAATGCTTGTAATAGAGATATTTTAGGGATGTAAATAACAAGGGgcattttcatcataaaaaattagtatatatcaTGAGGTGTTGCGTCTAATAATTTAGGGGTACAAATACACTTTATGCATAGTTCAAGGGTGCGAAGtgtatttaacttttttttacagAAGTGACTCCACGTCACTTCATACCACtacataaattcttttattgtagTAATAataccttcttcttcttctttttttttttttttttttgagaaaatatgatttgttggttcatatattttattttatttataatatattttaaaacataaaaaattatttatttacatttatgcTGGGCCATCGTGCCATAACGgctagttaaaaaatataaaaactatgggcataattcttaattattatttttgccgGAGAGATTGACCTTATTGAGTAGTATAAAGATGAGACTGTGAACTGTAATAAGTAGATGAGATCATTATATGttgatttatgaattaagACAACCATAATAGACTTAAATCCCAAACTAAATATAGGAAGTACAACTTAGTAGTTCTTAGTGttgtatttatgtatttgtaCTATAATTtcgcttttattacaaaatttactcTTATCATTACCTCTTTTGGTTTGAATTCGTCTTACAAATTGCCCTAAAATCACCCGTTGTTGAGagccaaagaagaaaaagattaattaatcaaaaagaaaagtccTGTTTTGCCCTCCAATACTACTAGAGAATATGTTAAAGGCAAACATACATTTAAGGCTACGTTATTATTCACACTATATTAAGgggctaaatgtaatttaagctttacattttcttttagtaaataaaattataatttatacctATATAATTCAAGAGCACCCTTTTagagttttcaaattttatggtctgttaattttttatttttaattattttgtattaatctttattttttctcttcccAACTTTTAAAATCCTTCTTCTTTCAttgttttcaataatttctcataaactttttatactttttaaatattttctgtttacctgattaatatatcatttaaataacaattaaatttttaaatttgaaattaataaactagTAATAACATTTTTTGAACAGAAAAAACAGTCACAAATTTGAGATTTAAACAGAGTGTATGTAAGAAGAAACAACTATCACTGCATTTAATCGTTCAGCAAAAGGAAACAATGAAAGTAAAGCAGAAATCCCAATGGATGCAGAAACTGAGAAAAGAATTCTCCCAACTTAAAAATGCATATCTAAAACTATGTATGGCTATACACTAGAAAATCGTATCGTCACTTATTGTAAGATCTTCACATTTAAATTCATCCTGTAATATTGTTCTCACAATGAGACATCACAAGAAAAACCAGTGTACGGCGCCATACCTGTTTCACTCGCTGAGTCTCAGTGTTTAATTACATGGCCCTATGTCTGCCTTGCGGCTCCATAGGTGTGGCGGCTCGTTTCTAGCAACACAGTGCATTTTCTGCCCAGTGCTATCTCTTTCCGGTTCTTCAAAACTTTTAGCACCACCATTTTGGTGGAATGtttatgttgatatatatagatcCAGAAATGAATGTGAATAGTGTTGTCTATCATATATGATAATCGCCTTTTTTTCTTCCAGAATTAGCTCGCTTGTTTTTTCAAGAAAGGTTTCTGGCAGACCAGGAGTTTCTCATCGCTATTACTCTCAATGTCTACAACTCGTGCATCCCATTTCAGCTGTGTCGTTAGAGATCTTGCAAACTCAATGAGACGAGCAGTGTCCTTTAGAATCACCCACCCCTGCGTTTGCATGTTTGATTAGCAAAACAGAAGATTGGAGAAGATTGATAAATTCAGTATTCAAAAGTCATCACTCGTCGATATTTAATCATCTGGACCATAGATCCAGTCATCTAATGCTGGTGTTCAGCTTTATGTGGAAGAGGTTGTTTACATGCATGCTTATCAGAGAAAATCACGGCAGAATAAACCATAGTTCTTATGTGCAGATAAATTTCAAGTCATTTGCTTTCTTTGAATCTTAGAGTTCAGTCTGAAACCACCAAAAGGAACTGGGCAATCCCCAGCCTGATCCCAGTTCTGCATATGATCATTTAACTTTATCTGACCATTTGATATCACTCACTCAGACGTACTCAgcaaaatacatttttagcCTCACAGGAGTCCCGGCCTTAGCAACCATTATTGCAAATTCATAACTTTAAAGAGTTTTGAGCCCTTCACAGTTTAGAGCTTGGCCTCTGAAGATTGTTATCCAGTATAATCCTATTTTCGGCTAACCTAGTTCATCATATAATGCATGTCCTATTTGTGGGGATTCATCTAATATTTCGCATCTTATAAAAGAATGAAACTCAATCAagacaaaaattttcaagtggCTCTAAATCATAATCATACCTCAGGACGAAGTATACGATCAATTTCGGCAAATAAATCTAGCATTTGGCATCTTGGCTGCTCAGCAAATTCAAGAGAGAGAAGTCCTTCAGCATGAACCAGATCATATGTTCTTGGATATGTTGGAAATGGTTCGCACCTGCACATAAAGATTGTTTAAATGATGTGGAAATCAGAGAAAGCATAAGGATGTTTTTATATAAGATATCCACGAGAATAAGAAGCTGAAGATCACTTTCTCAGTTATATCAAAGTTATTGTAGTAATTAGAGAACCACAAACAATGTCATAGCATGTGACCAAAACACACTTTTCCTCAGATTTCAGTAGTTGCAAATTTCAGATTCT from Sesamum indicum cultivar Zhongzhi No. 13 linkage group LG3, S_indicum_v1.0, whole genome shotgun sequence harbors:
- the LOC105158963 gene encoding uncharacterized protein LOC105158963, whose amino-acid sequence is MRMGAFNCFGSSWRKKKDKVESSAISPSENNKDDKTLHVKLEHLKNCSETTELTSSSFSVPVPFSIPGSSMCKVKVVNHGIPVASDAGEADYEGGDEHDETLSMKRDNSDFDLQARVENSNEEECGSVDIFCSLHMNHDKIQTNDTEEGVDTDINGHVSDPGIGKLEFWASPKLKRSCSDLAIRSMCHELVEHLPPSEKVQRLADRYRKEVFVRDATSPVSVMTNRSADKVILKKHSSSQILPSGSRRLWWKLLLWSHRNLHRTGPVKTQPVAMKPAPNQQGGYCSDTVEPRPAVELSKSESPSSFIGEFIDIGNSDINTQRWDGLYGFSGMWPQNQWVAFPTESSPLARVDEWVKEVSEQPSFQIGNDDQTEDGVIFPPSPENGTSSARGSFHSTRHPAMNMPEDISHANSVIQSLNASSTVAHITGIGLKVIPPISHFSSLRSVNLSGNLIVHITPGSLPKGLHVLNLSRNKISTIEGLRELTRLRVLDLSYNRICRIGQGLSNSTLVKELYLSGNKISYVEGLHRLLKLTVLDLSFNKITTTKALGQLVANYNSLLALNLLGNPILSNISDDQLRKTICSLLPKLAFLNKQPVNPQKAREIGGNAIAKAVLGSSSSGRISRRKAVKRVNQGSSSSPSVRRSSGSAAQKSSRQRTRSGSRYHSAAKDKI